The nucleotide window TCCGTATGCTGGGTCTGGAAGGGCAGGGAGTCAAAACAGTGGGTGAGATACCTGCTGGACTTCCCGTGCTGAAGGTTCCGCATTTTCCGCTCTCCATGGTTCCAAGCCTTCTTGGAGACGCTGCGGGTCTAGCGTTGGTCACCTTTTCGAGCATGATGTTGACTTCACGCAGTTTCGCCTCGAAGAACAGGTACGACATAGACGCGGACAGGGAATTCGCGGCGCTGGGTACCGCCAATATTGCCTCAGCACTCTCTCAGGGTTTTGCAGTGAGCGGTGCGGATTCTCGAACGGCCATGAGCGATGCGACTGGCGGGCGTACGCAAGTGACTGGATTATTCGCGGCTGCAACGATCGCAGTTGTGCTGCTGTTTTTTACAGGCCCTCTCCGGTATGTTCCCACAGCCGCTCTTGGTGCTGTGCTTGTGAAAGTTGCGGCGTCTTTGGTGGATCTTCGCGCACTGGGCAGAATCTATCAGATTGACCGCCGAGAGTTCGCTTTATCAATCGTGGCCACATTGGGCGTAGTTGCGGTCGGTTCAATGGAGGCCATTCTGGTCGCCGTCGTCTTGGCGATCTTACGTTTCGTAAAGCTCGTGTCTCGTCCAAAGATCGAGATCCTCGGCGAAGTGAAGGGTTTCCCGGGTTTTCATGCTGTCGACCGTCACCCCGAGGCCGTCACCGTGCCCGGTCTAACGCTTTTGCGTTTCAATGCACCCATTGTGTTTTTCAATGCACCTTTCTTCAAACGGGGAGTGATTGCAGCTGCAGACGCTGCAGGCCCATCCCTGAAGTGGCTCGTACTGGACATGCTTCCTATTACACTCGTGGACACGACCGGGCTTTACACAGTAGACGAAATCGCGGATACGCTGCGAGAGCGCGGCGTGGTTCTGGCCGCTGCTGGCCGACAAACGGAGTGGCGTCTTTGGGCCGNNNNNNNNNNNNNNNNNNNNNNNNNNNAATGTTCATCAAGTCGGAAGCGCGAGTAACTGAGCGCGTTGTCTGCATCAGGCTCGGCACGCTGCGTAGCCGAAGGAGTATTCCCCATGGGAAGTAAAGAAGACCGCAATAGTAAAAGCCGTTTGAAGCGCAAGCAGTACGAAAAGGAACTTAGCCGGCTCCAGGCCGAACTATGTAAGCTGCAGGATTGGATCAAATACAAAGGTCTACGCGTGATTCTAGTTTTTGAAGGGAGGGACGCTGCCGGCAAAGGAGGCACGATTCGCGCGATTACTGAACGGGTCAGTCCCCGTGTGTTCCGCGTTGTGGCTCTCCCCGCTC belongs to Acidobacteriota bacterium and includes:
- a CDS encoding SulP family inorganic anion transporter; the encoded protein is RMLGLEGQGVKTVGEIPAGLPVLKVPHFPLSMVPSLLGDAAGLALVTFSSMMLTSRSFASKNRYDIDADREFAALGTANIASALSQGFAVSGADSRTAMSDATGGRTQVTGLFAAATIAVVLLFFTGPLRYVPTAALGAVLVKVAASLVDLRALGRIYQIDRREFALSIVATLGVVAVGSMEAILVAVVLAILRFVKLVSRPKIEILGEVKGFPGFHAVDRHPEAVTVPGLTLLRFNAPIVFFNAPFFKRGVIAAADAAGPSLKWLVLDMLPITLVDTTGLYTVDEIADTLRERGVVLAAAGRQTEWRLWA